Proteins encoded together in one Petrotoga sp. 9PWA.NaAc.5.4 window:
- a CDS encoding sigma-54-dependent Fis family transcriptional regulator produces MTEIEMMRSLLDQLQEGIIIIDEREIIFYINETACRIFEVEKDDILGKTAIESIPNTRLHIVLRTGEAEYDKLQNLGNKVILTSRIPIKNSNNETIAVAAVFRDVTTLQRLAEEITNLREIEALLTSIIDSTSDAISVADQEGRVVMVNRAYTRITGLAPREVIGKPATIDLAEGESLHIRCAREKKPIYNVRKILATNKKEIIASVTPLFVNNEFKGSVAVIHDISEIQRLINELEATKRLLKKESAAHTFDDIVSKSPTMKEVITEATKIADVDVNLLLVGEFGVGKEVLAQAIHNASNRREGPYLKLNFSLISFENQEEFLFGKNSYIANAHKGTLFLENIHLMNTEIQQKFLKLLNENIFECEYYDFVPDVRFIFATTEDLKILTSLGKFSKELLYKISVVTIEVPPLRERKEDIPDLAKQLLHTLNQKYGRIVYGFTDDAVNKLINYSWPGNIRELENVIDRAMLALENSDVLITSSHVPDLEEKKQEVKGTLKEMTEELEKKIIIELLEACHGNKTEVARKLGLTVRNLYYKLDRYGIK; encoded by the coding sequence ATGACAGAAATAGAAATGATGAGGTCTTTGTTAGACCAATTACAAGAAGGAATAATAATTATAGATGAAAGAGAGATAATATTTTATATAAACGAAACCGCTTGTAGAATATTCGAAGTTGAAAAGGATGATATATTAGGAAAAACTGCCATAGAAAGTATTCCTAATACGCGACTTCACATAGTTTTAAGAACTGGAGAAGCTGAATACGATAAACTTCAAAATTTAGGGAATAAAGTTATACTTACTTCAAGAATTCCAATAAAAAATAGTAATAATGAAACCATAGCGGTAGCTGCGGTATTTCGTGATGTTACTACATTGCAAAGATTGGCTGAAGAGATAACTAATTTAAGAGAAATAGAAGCTTTACTAACATCTATAATAGATTCGACTTCAGATGCAATATCAGTTGCTGATCAAGAAGGTCGTGTTGTTATGGTTAATAGAGCTTATACAAGAATTACAGGGTTAGCTCCCAGAGAAGTAATAGGAAAACCTGCTACTATTGATCTTGCAGAAGGAGAAAGCTTACATATAAGGTGTGCAAGAGAGAAAAAACCTATTTATAACGTTAGAAAAATATTAGCAACAAATAAAAAAGAAATTATCGCAAGTGTTACACCACTTTTTGTAAATAACGAATTTAAAGGTAGTGTAGCAGTAATACACGATATTTCAGAGATACAAAGATTAATAAACGAATTAGAAGCGACTAAAAGATTGCTTAAAAAGGAAAGTGCTGCGCATACTTTTGATGATATAGTTTCAAAATCTCCCACTATGAAAGAAGTAATCACCGAAGCCACAAAAATTGCTGATGTAGATGTAAATCTTTTATTAGTAGGAGAATTTGGAGTAGGGAAAGAAGTATTGGCCCAGGCAATTCATAATGCAAGTAATAGAAGAGAAGGTCCATACTTAAAACTTAATTTTTCTCTTATTTCCTTTGAAAATCAAGAAGAGTTTCTTTTTGGAAAGAATAGTTATATAGCTAATGCTCATAAGGGGACTTTATTCTTAGAAAATATCCATTTGATGAATACAGAAATTCAACAAAAGTTTTTGAAATTATTGAATGAAAATATTTTTGAATGTGAATATTACGATTTTGTACCCGATGTTAGATTTATCTTCGCAACAACAGAAGATTTAAAAATATTAACAAGCTTAGGTAAGTTTTCTAAAGAGTTGTTATATAAAATTTCAGTTGTCACCATAGAAGTTCCTCCTTTACGAGAAAGAAAAGAAGATATTCCGGATTTAGCTAAACAATTGTTACATACTTTGAATCAAAAATATGGGAGAATTGTTTATGGATTTACAGATGATGCTGTAAACAAATTAATAAATTATTCTTGGCCTGGTAATATAAGAGAATTAGAAAATGTTATAGATAGGGCTATGCTTGCATTAGAAAATAGTGATGTTTTGATAACTTCTTCACATGTACCAGATTTAGAAGAAAAAAAGCAAGAAGTTAAAGGTACATTGAAAGAGATGACAGAAGAATTAGAAAAGAAAATAATTATAGAACTATTAGAGGCATGTCATGGTAACAAAACAGAAGTTGCAAGAAAGTTGGGTTTAACAGTTAGAAATTTATATTATAAATTAGATAGATATGGCATTAAATAG
- a CDS encoding radical SAM protein: MKKLNNCDICPRDCKINRNLHFGSCRVGNKVKVSEFVLYPGEEPVLNGKYGAGGVFFSNCTMRCVYCQNFQFSQLGRGKEISTLELGEIFLKLQFEKKATNLDLVTATPYLPYIFEALIYAIEKGFSLPIVWNTSSYETIETLKLLEGVVDIYLADIRYTSDIVGKRYSGVKDYWTKTQLAIKEMYRQLGKSFVLDEKTNELKKGIIIRLLVLPNFLNQTKEALKFLKYEISEEIYISLMDQYVPVFKAKNYKKLSRYLYKSEYEEVISYMQELGFKNGWIQTHNLPDLYDNSSKLKFTV; encoded by the coding sequence ATGAAAAAATTAAACAACTGTGATATTTGTCCACGAGATTGTAAAATCAATAGAAATTTACATTTTGGAAGTTGTAGGGTTGGCAATAAAGTAAAAGTCTCTGAGTTTGTATTATATCCCGGAGAAGAACCTGTTTTAAACGGGAAGTATGGAGCTGGAGGAGTTTTCTTTAGTAACTGTACGATGAGATGTGTATACTGTCAAAATTTTCAATTCAGTCAGTTGGGTAGAGGAAAAGAAATATCTACTTTGGAATTAGGGGAAATATTTCTGAAGTTACAGTTTGAAAAGAAAGCTACAAATCTTGATTTAGTTACAGCGACACCTTATTTACCTTATATATTTGAAGCACTAATTTATGCGATAGAGAAAGGATTTAGTTTACCTATAGTATGGAATACTTCTTCTTATGAAACTATAGAAACTTTAAAATTGTTGGAAGGAGTAGTTGATATTTATTTGGCGGATATAAGATATACAAGTGATATAGTAGGTAAGCGGTATTCTGGAGTTAAAGATTATTGGACTAAAACACAGTTAGCTATAAAAGAAATGTATAGGCAGTTAGGGAAAAGTTTTGTTTTAGACGAAAAAACTAATGAACTAAAAAAGGGAATAATTATAAGGTTATTAGTTCTTCCAAACTTTTTAAATCAAACAAAAGAAGCCTTAAAATTTTTAAAGTATGAAATTTCAGAAGAAATTTATATTAGTTTAATGGACCAATATGTACCCGTATTTAAAGCAAAAAATTATAAAAAGCTTTCAAGGTATTTATACAAGTCTGAATATGAAGAAGTAATTAGCTATATGCAAGAATTGGGGTTTAAAAATGGTTGGATACAGACTCATAATTTGCCTGATTTATATGATAATTCTTCGAAATTAAAATTTACAGTTTAG
- the purC gene encoding phosphoribosylaminoimidazolesuccinocarboxamide synthase — MDKEKFDLLYEGKAKKVYKYNENELLIEFKDDVTAFNGLKKSNVVNKGKINKKISEFFFKMLNKESINTHYIKEYDDSSFIAKWTNLIPLEVIVRNFAAGSFCKRYGVEKGYKFDDTLVEFSLKDDNLGDPMITKDAILLLKITSEDVLEQIETISKRVNKILSNYLKSKHIILVDYKLEFGLAKKDGRLTLIDEISPDTCRFWDDNTMESFDKDVYREEKGNLINAYEELFRRLNI, encoded by the coding sequence ATGGATAAAGAAAAATTTGATTTACTTTATGAAGGAAAAGCAAAAAAGGTGTATAAGTATAACGAGAACGAACTATTAATTGAATTTAAAGACGATGTTACCGCATTCAATGGATTGAAAAAAAGTAATGTGGTAAATAAGGGTAAGATTAATAAAAAGATTTCTGAATTCTTTTTCAAAATGCTAAATAAAGAATCTATAAATACACACTACATAAAAGAATATGATGATAGCTCTTTTATTGCTAAATGGACAAATTTAATTCCTTTAGAAGTTATTGTTCGAAACTTTGCAGCAGGTAGCTTTTGTAAAAGATATGGTGTAGAAAAAGGATATAAATTCGATGATACTTTAGTTGAATTTTCATTGAAAGATGACAATTTAGGAGATCCAATGATAACTAAAGATGCAATATTACTGTTGAAAATCACTTCTGAAGATGTCTTAGAACAGATTGAAACTATTTCTAAAAGGGTCAATAAGATATTGTCAAATTATTTAAAATCTAAGCATATAATCTTAGTTGATTACAAATTAGAATTTGGCTTAGCGAAAAAAGATGGAAGATTGACGTTAATAGATGAGATATCTCCTGATACATGTAGATTTTGGGATGATAATACTATGGAATCTTTTGATAAAGATGTATATCGTGAAGAAAAAGGTAATTTAATTAATGCTTATGAGGAGTTATTCAGGAGGCTAAATATATGA
- the purL gene encoding phosphoribosylformylglycinamidine synthase subunit PurL: MNNSSEIKQLALNLGLSEEEFNLIVDRLGREPNEFETFLFSAQWSEHCGYKHSKHYLKKLNASYESENAGYVEIGKKAIVFKVESHNHPSAVEPYQGAATGIGGIVRDILAMGARPIALLDSLKFGNIKDPKVKNIFEGVVSGISDYGNSIGVPTVAGETYFHEIYSTNPLVNVMCVGIANKNELVSSHADGPDKLFVYIGSKTGRDGIHGASFASKELTGKDDRPSVQVGDPFTEKNLIEATLEILKIKGAKACQDMGAAGILSSTSEMAYKGNLGCEIYLDKVPKRQKDIKPWEIMLSESQERMLFLVEPGYEDQVKSICEKYLIEFAVIGKTISLKRYRIKDSETGNLLSDIPIDILVNAPEYYKKTITPHIFILNKARKIPKIDDTVETILKKMLKDPNLTSKQWIFQQYDYKVGTNTIIIPGEADASVLWIKGTTKGFAVTIDSNSIYSYLDPYEGTRNVIYEAARNLISVGAKPLAITDNLNFGHPDDEEVLWQFEKSIEALINVSRELSTPVVSGNVSFYNSYKNSSVYPTPVIGMIGEITDINKIVDRKFKNVTDVVYLLGKVDIDFDRLGGSLYLQICKDFIGGEIDLVDTFYETNLDRFIIDLISKQIFESVHDVSKGGLAFAIAESCILSQKGFLGNLGNSIEELFGENQSRFIVSISRENVNHFEELAKAANIGFKKLGEIKEKSEGIEFGFGKFEIEELSNLYYNCISNLVEEK; the protein is encoded by the coding sequence GTGAACAATTCGTCAGAAATTAAACAATTAGCTTTAAATTTAGGGCTGTCAGAAGAAGAATTTAATTTGATAGTCGATAGATTAGGAAGGGAACCAAACGAATTTGAAACTTTTCTTTTTTCTGCTCAATGGTCGGAACATTGTGGCTATAAACATTCAAAACACTATTTAAAAAAATTGAATGCATCGTACGAAAGTGAAAATGCAGGTTATGTGGAAATTGGTAAAAAGGCAATAGTATTTAAGGTAGAAAGCCATAATCATCCATCGGCAGTTGAGCCATATCAAGGAGCTGCAACCGGTATCGGAGGAATTGTAAGAGATATATTGGCTATGGGAGCAAGGCCTATAGCTCTATTGGATTCTTTAAAATTTGGTAACATAAAGGACCCAAAAGTCAAGAATATCTTTGAAGGTGTAGTATCAGGTATAAGTGATTACGGTAATTCTATAGGAGTACCCACTGTGGCTGGCGAAACTTATTTTCATGAAATTTATTCTACAAATCCTTTAGTTAACGTTATGTGTGTAGGGATTGCTAACAAGAATGAGTTAGTTTCTTCTCATGCCGATGGTCCGGATAAGCTTTTTGTTTATATTGGTTCTAAAACAGGAAGAGATGGTATACATGGTGCTTCATTCGCATCCAAAGAATTAACAGGTAAAGATGATAGACCTTCTGTACAAGTGGGAGATCCCTTTACAGAAAAAAATTTAATTGAAGCGACACTTGAAATACTAAAAATCAAAGGAGCAAAAGCTTGTCAAGATATGGGAGCTGCTGGTATTTTAAGTTCTACCTCTGAAATGGCTTATAAGGGAAATCTTGGTTGTGAAATATATTTAGACAAAGTTCCAAAAAGGCAAAAAGATATAAAACCATGGGAAATCATGTTGTCCGAATCTCAAGAAAGAATGCTATTTTTAGTAGAACCTGGATATGAAGATCAAGTTAAATCTATATGTGAAAAATATTTGATAGAATTCGCTGTAATAGGAAAAACAATATCCCTAAAAAGGTATAGAATTAAAGATAGTGAAACAGGTAATTTATTATCTGATATCCCGATAGACATTTTAGTTAATGCACCGGAATATTATAAAAAAACTATTACTCCACATATTTTCATATTGAACAAAGCTAGAAAAATACCCAAAATAGACGATACTGTTGAAACAATTTTAAAAAAAATGTTGAAAGATCCCAATCTTACAAGTAAACAATGGATATTCCAACAATATGACTATAAGGTTGGTACAAATACAATTATAATTCCTGGTGAAGCAGATGCTTCGGTGTTATGGATAAAGGGAACAACAAAAGGTTTTGCCGTGACAATAGATAGTAACAGTATATACTCTTATTTAGATCCATATGAAGGTACAAGAAATGTAATTTATGAGGCTGCAAGAAATTTAATTTCTGTCGGAGCAAAACCTTTGGCCATTACCGATAATTTAAACTTTGGTCATCCAGATGATGAAGAAGTTTTGTGGCAATTTGAAAAAAGTATAGAAGCTTTAATAAATGTTTCTCGTGAACTTTCAACGCCAGTTGTTAGTGGCAATGTTAGTTTTTACAATTCCTATAAAAATTCTTCGGTATATCCTACACCTGTAATTGGCATGATAGGTGAAATAACAGATATTAATAAAATAGTAGACAGAAAGTTCAAAAATGTTACAGATGTTGTGTACTTATTAGGTAAAGTAGACATAGATTTTGACCGTTTGGGGGGAAGTTTGTATCTTCAGATCTGTAAAGACTTTATTGGTGGAGAAATAGATCTTGTAGATACTTTTTATGAAACTAATTTAGATCGTTTTATTATCGATCTTATAAGCAAACAAATTTTTGAAAGCGTACACGATGTTTCAAAAGGAGGTCTGGCTTTTGCTATTGCTGAATCATGTATTTTAAGCCAAAAGGGTTTTTTAGGCAATTTAGGGAATTCCATAGAGGAATTGTTTGGGGAAAATCAAAGTAGATTTATTGTTTCTATATCTCGTGAAAATGTCAACCATTTTGAAGAGTTGGCGAAAGCAGCTAATATTGGATTCAAAAAGTTAGGTGAGATAAAAGAAAAGTCAGAAGGTATAGAATTTGGATTCGGTAAGTTTGAAATAGAAGAATTAAGCAATTTATATTATAATTGTATTTCTAATTTAGTGGAGGAAAAGTGA
- the fliJ gene encoding flagellar export protein FliJ gives MAFKFKLERLKDLRERYEEMSRIELGKKIEERLAIEKEIASLNKKIEAFSLEFKNEIKKSVSVSKLTNMIDYKKQLNSLLSNLVIKLNQKIQEEEIARNNYLNAKKEKDVLQKLQERRFESYKTDEKRKDIKELDEIAQMNYFTKGGENRDE, from the coding sequence ATGGCCTTCAAATTTAAGTTGGAACGGCTTAAAGATTTACGTGAGCGCTATGAAGAAATGTCTCGCATAGAATTGGGTAAAAAGATAGAAGAAAGACTCGCAATAGAAAAAGAAATTGCTTCTTTAAATAAAAAGATAGAAGCTTTTTCTTTAGAGTTTAAAAATGAAATAAAGAAATCTGTTTCTGTATCAAAATTAACCAATATGATAGATTATAAAAAACAATTGAATTCTTTGCTTTCTAATCTTGTAATAAAATTAAATCAAAAAATACAAGAAGAAGAAATAGCAAGAAATAATTATTTGAATGCAAAAAAAGAAAAAGATGTACTTCAAAAACTCCAAGAGAGACGTTTTGAAAGTTATAAAACGGATGAAAAAAGAAAGGATATTAAAGAATTAGACGAGATTGCCCAAATGAATTATTTTACGAAGGGTGGAGAAAACAGAGATGAATAA
- the purQ gene encoding phosphoribosylformylglycinamidine synthase subunit PurQ, whose amino-acid sequence MNSLKAAVIVFPGSNCDKDAYFALKTNGFKVQYVWHDFSKMLDYDLIFIPGGFSYGDYLRVGVLARFSPVMNSVEKYVLKKRGLIIGVCNGFQILTEAGLLPGALTVNTSHRFICKDIDLKIVNNKTPFTNSINKKIIRLPIAHKYGRFFSLKKDIAEDQIVLKYVENPNGSFEDIAGIVNKDMNVFGLMPHPERACTQILKNEDGNYIFRSIRRYLTSEQFVRN is encoded by the coding sequence GTGAATAGTCTAAAAGCCGCTGTTATAGTATTTCCTGGGTCTAATTGTGACAAAGATGCCTACTTTGCTTTAAAAACAAATGGTTTTAAAGTTCAGTATGTATGGCATGATTTTAGCAAAATGCTGGATTATGATTTAATATTCATTCCAGGAGGATTTTCTTATGGTGATTATTTGAGAGTTGGAGTACTTGCGCGATTTTCTCCGGTAATGAATTCTGTTGAAAAATATGTGCTGAAGAAAAGAGGTTTAATAATTGGGGTGTGTAATGGTTTTCAAATTCTTACTGAAGCTGGCTTATTACCCGGAGCATTGACAGTTAACACATCTCATAGGTTTATATGTAAAGATATTGATTTAAAGATAGTTAACAATAAAACTCCTTTTACAAATTCAATCAATAAAAAGATAATAAGATTACCGATAGCTCATAAATACGGAAGGTTTTTTTCATTAAAAAAAGATATTGCTGAAGATCAAATTGTATTAAAATATGTGGAAAACCCTAACGGTTCATTTGAAGATATTGCTGGTATAGTAAATAAAGATATGAACGTGTTTGGACTGATGCCACATCCTGAAAGAGCTTGTACGCAAATTTTAAAAAATGAAGATGGGAATTATATTTTTCGATCCATCAGGAGGTATTTAACAAGTGAACAATTCGTCAGAAATTAA
- a CDS encoding radical SAM protein produces the protein MEINKKENKKFGGFEPIKQIEFVVLKNTSSISLTNSYCALSCKHCNKHYLKGMAKFIDIEKLAKEGKTSFLLSGGLMPNGKIPYKFFLDELYLLKQKYNLKFNLHTGYNIEESDISYLRLIGDVISYDLVGDKETMKEVYGIDNFEKMWLSFKILLENGFKVKPHITIGLNKGKISHEIKTIQRIKDLKLENYIDEIIFLVFIPTVGTDFYRADPVNIQEVINVILETKNIIGNKNITLGCMVPKGKYRLELQSNLLGIVDKIVQPVNKVVQQAKNSNFKINYSYECCAFEN, from the coding sequence ATGGAAATAAATAAGAAAGAAAATAAAAAATTTGGTGGTTTTGAACCAATTAAACAAATAGAATTTGTTGTGTTGAAAAATACTTCATCTATATCATTAACCAACTCTTATTGCGCGTTATCTTGCAAGCATTGTAATAAACATTATTTAAAAGGCATGGCTAAATTTATAGACATTGAAAAGTTAGCAAAGGAAGGCAAAACATCTTTTCTTTTAAGTGGAGGTTTGATGCCTAACGGTAAGATTCCTTATAAGTTTTTTTTAGATGAACTGTATTTATTGAAACAAAAATATAATTTGAAGTTTAATCTACATACTGGATATAATATTGAGGAAAGCGATATTTCTTATCTAAGATTAATAGGGGACGTAATTTCTTATGATTTAGTTGGAGATAAAGAAACAATGAAAGAAGTTTATGGTATAGATAATTTTGAAAAGATGTGGCTATCTTTTAAGATACTTTTAGAAAATGGATTTAAAGTTAAGCCACATATAACTATTGGGTTAAATAAAGGTAAAATTTCTCATGAAATTAAAACCATTCAACGGATAAAAGATTTAAAACTTGAAAACTATATAGATGAAATTATTTTTCTTGTTTTTATCCCAACAGTAGGAACAGATTTTTATAGGGCTGATCCAGTAAATATTCAAGAAGTTATTAACGTTATCTTAGAAACTAAAAATATAATAGGAAATAAAAATATAACACTTGGATGCATGGTACCAAAAGGGAAATACAGATTAGAACTTCAAAGTAATTTGTTAGGGATTGTTGATAAGATCGTTCAACCTGTTAATAAGGTTGTTCAACAAGCTAAAAATAGTAACTTTAAAATTAATTATTCCTATGAATGCTGTGCATTTGAAAATTGA
- the rnc gene encoding ribonuclease III has translation MSKVKYSKMTSEEEENVLRAKRVLNLPECVKNNLLFVALCHKSYVFEVSNEIRELESNERLEFLGDSVLELIISEFLYNNYGLSEGDMSKVRSIVGSETILSKLALNIGLNNFLFLGKGEDKQGGREKNSILSDAFEALLACIYLSCNYEKVKTFTLKHLKEYIEEAVEGNLFLDYKTKLQEITQEKTKKLPEYVLLNVSGPSHLRKYKVAVKLDDQILGIGEGFSKKLAEQFAAKMACEKLLQEDLAENGNK, from the coding sequence ATGAGTAAAGTAAAATATTCTAAAATGACTAGTGAAGAAGAAGAAAATGTTCTTAGAGCAAAAAGGGTTTTAAATTTACCTGAATGCGTAAAAAACAATCTTTTGTTTGTTGCTTTATGTCATAAATCTTATGTATTTGAAGTTAGTAATGAAATAAGAGAATTGGAATCAAACGAAAGACTTGAATTTCTCGGAGATTCAGTTTTAGAATTAATTATCTCCGAGTTTCTTTATAATAACTACGGCCTTTCTGAAGGAGACATGTCTAAGGTTCGATCGATTGTTGGAAGTGAAACTATCTTATCAAAACTTGCTTTAAATATAGGACTGAACAATTTTCTTTTTTTAGGAAAAGGCGAAGATAAACAAGGTGGAAGAGAAAAAAATTCTATATTGTCAGATGCATTTGAAGCGTTGCTTGCGTGTATATATCTAAGTTGCAATTATGAAAAGGTTAAAACATTTACCTTGAAACATTTGAAAGAATATATAGAAGAAGCAGTAGAAGGAAATTTGTTTTTAGATTATAAGACTAAATTGCAGGAGATTACTCAGGAAAAAACTAAGAAATTACCGGAATATGTCTTATTAAATGTTAGTGGTCCTTCTCACCTTAGAAAATACAAAGTTGCAGTTAAGTTGGATGACCAAATTCTTGGAATAGGGGAAGGATTTTCAAAGAAGTTGGCCGAACAATTTGCTGCAAAGATGGCATGCGAAAAACTATTACAGGAAGATCTGGCTGAAAATGGAAATAAATAA
- the purS gene encoding phosphoribosylformylglycinamidine synthase subunit PurS encodes MNKEGKIFEFEIKVKLREGILDPQGTATYKVLKRLNYPVEDVRFNKSIKLLIKENNSQEAKKVAEEIAYKVLSNPVLEDFEVREITNGYMECEIGE; translated from the coding sequence ATGAACAAAGAAGGAAAGATTTTTGAGTTTGAAATTAAAGTCAAATTAAGAGAGGGTATTTTAGATCCCCAAGGAACTGCAACGTACAAGGTTCTTAAGAGACTTAATTATCCAGTAGAAGATGTCAGATTCAATAAAAGTATAAAATTATTAATAAAAGAAAACAATTCGCAAGAAGCTAAAAAGGTCGCAGAAGAGATAGCTTATAAAGTTCTTTCTAACCCGGTTCTTGAAGATTTTGAAGTGAGAGAGATAACTAACGGCTATATGGAGTGTGAGATAGGTGAATAG
- a CDS encoding arsenate reductase ArsC translates to MNKIKVLFLCSKNSARSQMAEAFLKKYGDDKFEAYSAGLESSQINPYTVKVMEEKGIDMSDHYSKSLDTYLNDRFGFLITVCSKAEKECPFFPGVSIRLHWPFDDPAAFEGSEEENLEVFRRVRDEIEKKIVDFVQNTDKYSNIKANFEI, encoded by the coding sequence ATGAATAAAATTAAAGTATTATTTTTATGCTCAAAAAATTCTGCAAGAAGTCAAATGGCGGAGGCTTTTTTAAAAAAGTATGGAGATGATAAGTTCGAAGCTTATAGTGCAGGTTTAGAATCTTCGCAAATAAATCCGTATACTGTAAAAGTTATGGAAGAAAAAGGCATAGATATGAGCGATCATTATTCAAAAAGTTTAGATACATACTTGAACGATAGATTTGGTTTTTTGATAACTGTATGTTCAAAAGCTGAAAAAGAATGTCCGTTTTTTCCTGGGGTAAGTATCAGATTGCATTGGCCTTTTGACGATCCAGCGGCTTTTGAAGGAAGTGAAGAAGAAAATTTGGAAGTTTTTAGAAGAGTCAGAGACGAAATAGAAAAAAAGATAGTAGATTTTGTCCAAAATACTGATAAATACTCAAACATAAAAGCAAATTTTGAAATATAG
- a CDS encoding AIR carboxylase family protein, translating to MRKVLLLSGSKSDEIFVKSAIELFSEWRIECDYRVYSAHRELKELTKFIENISEKDYCAIIAVAGLSAALPGVVASLTNLPVIGVPRDVGPLNGLDALFSMVQMPSGVPVATMGIGANGMKNAAYFVKRLLETEGELNG from the coding sequence TTGAGAAAGGTACTTTTATTGTCAGGAAGTAAGTCCGACGAAATTTTTGTGAAATCAGCTATAGAGCTTTTTAGTGAATGGCGAATAGAATGTGATTACAGAGTTTATAGTGCTCATAGAGAACTAAAAGAGCTAACAAAGTTCATAGAAAATATTTCCGAAAAAGATTATTGTGCCATTATAGCTGTTGCAGGTCTTTCAGCAGCATTACCCGGTGTAGTTGCCTCTTTAACAAATCTTCCAGTTATAGGTGTTCCAAGAGATGTTGGACCTTTGAATGGATTAGATGCATTGTTTTCTATGGTTCAAATGCCAAGTGGTGTACCAGTTGCCACTATGGGTATCGGTGCTAATGGAATGAAAAACGCAGCATATTTTGTTAAAAGACTTTTAGAAACAGAAGGTGAATTAAATGGATAA